The following proteins are encoded in a genomic region of Arachis stenosperma cultivar V10309 chromosome 4, arast.V10309.gnm1.PFL2, whole genome shotgun sequence:
- the LOC130974051 gene encoding protein VACUOLELESS GAMETOPHYTES-like yields MDHPNHSHPLHLNPPGAPYKCNGCKELGFGPSYGCEICNYILHEECANVDRLAFHRFFPKSHFEFFEKAPGYRTRYCDACGKDVLGFVYHCSQTGFDLHPCCLKLKDSVCDKDGCVTLKLSQKVPRKCLKCKSRNVVNKVKGWSYVSCNEDNNSCYHVSCVKELILENWKRGYFSTQEQNNYSVIHHEMIEYESRQLALTRSSRRLGTIKKYTKIAVVIFKLIFSAIFGNPISAIATLVEALVQDY; encoded by the coding sequence ATGGATCATCCCAATCATTCACACCCTTTACACTTGAACCCTCCTGGAGCTCCATACAAGTGCAATGGTTGTAAAGAACTAGGGTTTGGACCAAGTTATGGTTGTGAAATTTGCAACTACATCCTTCACGAAGAGTGCGCGAACGTCGATCGCCTCGCCTTCCATCGATTTTTCCCGAAAAGCCACTTCGAGTTCTTCGAGAAGGCACCCGGATACCGAACTAGGTATTGTGATGCTTGTGGAAAAGATGTGCTAGGGTTTGTGTACCATTGTTCCCAAACAGGATTTGATTTGCACCCATGTTGTTTGAAGCTGAAAGATAGTGTTTGCGACAAAGATGGATGTGTGACATTGAAATTGTCTCAAAAGGTTCCTAGGAAGTGCCTAAAATGTAAGAGTAGGAATGTTGTGAACAAAGTTAAGGGTTGGTCTTATGTGTCTTGTAATGAGGATAATAATTCTTGTTACCATGTTTCTTGTGTTAAGGAATTGATTCTTGAGAATTGGAAGAGAGGCTATTTTTCAACTCAAGAACAAAACAATTATTCAGTAATTCATCATGAGATGATTGAATATGAATCTCGTCAACTTGCTTTAACAAGGTCATCAAGGAGATTGGGGACAATCAAGAAGTATACAAAGATAGCAGTTGTGATCTTCAAGCTAATATTTTCAGCCATTTTTGGAAACCCTATTTCTGCCATTGCTACTCTTGTTGAAGCCCTAGTTCAAGATTATTGA
- the LOC130975565 gene encoding uncharacterized protein LOC130975565, which produces MGLVHGHQGRLEQLEHELERQREAEQNLREEIERRKELEEKLLKLESSLRSRNSRGNREESPLGGEDLFNEDIMRAKVPRNFKNPDMNLYDGTTNPKHHLSNFKSRMYLDDASDATPCKAFSTTLLKAAMKWVDSLPPRSVTSFEDLSRKFLMRFSIQKDKIQDLPTEAVIMGLVNGLREGPFSQSISKRHPTSLSDVQERAEKYINMEKNARLREPSWRPGHPHSAKEKEREPKKKEEVGPDRPMRYHSYTPLKVSIVDVYREICNTERLPPPRPIKNKKGGSRDDYYEYHKMYGHSTNDCYDVKNVIERLAREGRLDIYLMERSDNHGKRKQYDEDRRDPLPQTPERHIHMISGGFAGGGLTKSSHKRHLKRVYQVRSKAPDLPTISFTKEDGQGVIPGHDDPVVITMILANAHLHRTLVDQGSSADILFKPVFDKLGLDEKRIKGLPGHLVWTRRHANTATGIHPPLHDLRKGGKLQNPKHRLYRHRCRGIATVRGDQKLARKCYNESLNLRGKGKEVHTIELGGIKAKEELRPQPGGKTEEIQVGKEEGKNTNIGASLEENLKRKLTKLL; this is translated from the exons ATGGGGTTGGTCCATGGTCACCAAGGTCGTTTGGAACAGCTGGAACATGAATTAGAACGACAACGAGAGGCAGAGCAAAATCTCAGAGAAGAGATAGAgcgacgaaaagagttagaagaaaaactcTTGAAGCTAGAATCTTCCCTTAGAAGTCGGAACTCCCGTGGCAACCGAGAAGAGTCGCCCCTGGGAGGAGAGGATCTGTTCAATGAGGatataatgagggcaaaagttccaagaaACTTCAAAAACCCTGATATGAACCTCTATGACGGAACCACAAACCCGAAGCATCATTTAAGcaatttcaaaagtcggatgtatctggATGATGCTTCTGATGCAACTCCCTGCAAAGCTTTTTCAACCACCCTGTTAAAAGCGGCGATGAAGTGGGTTGATAGCCTCCCTCCAAGGTCGGTTACCAGCTTTGAGGACCTCTCGAGAAAGTTCTTAATGaggttctccatccagaaggataaa attcaagacctgcccactGAAGCAGTCATCATGGGGCTAGTAaatggacttagagaaggtcccttctcgcaGTCCATATCAAAAAGGCACCCCACCTCCTTGAGCGATGTACAAGAAAGagcagaaaagtacatcaacatggagaagAATGCTAGACTACGAGAGCCGAGTTGGCGACCGGGGCACCCCCActcagcaaaagaaaaagaaagggagccCAAGAAAAAAGAGGAGGTTGGGCCCGACAGGCCGATGAGATATCACTCCTATACTCCTCTAAAAGTTTCCATAGTAGACGTATATAGAGAAATCTGTAATACTGAAAGGTTGCCGCCCCCTAGACccatcaaaaacaaaaagggAGGAAGCCGCGACGACTACTACGAGTACCATAAGATGTATGGCCACTCAACAAATGATTGCTACGAcgttaaaaatgtgatagaaaggTTGGCCAGGGAAGGCCGACTTGATATatatctcatggaaaggtcggacaatcatggaaaaagaaaacaatatgATGAGGACAGAAGAGACCCACTACCACAAACCCCCGAGAGACACATACATATGATCTctggaggatttgcgggagggggACTCACTAAGTCATCTCACAAAAGACACCTAAAGCGAGTTTACCAGGTCAGAAGCAAAGCGCCTGACCTTCCAACCATCTCTTTCACAAAAGAGGATGGGCAAGGGGTGATCCCTGGGCATGACGATCCAGTGGTGATAACCATGATCCTGGcgaatgcccatctccacagaactttagtagaccaaggaagttCAGCGGACATTCTTTTCAAGCCCGTGTTCGACAAACTAGGATTAGATGAAAAAAGAATTAAGGGCTTACCCGGACACCTTGTATGGACTAGGAGACATGCCAATACAGCCACTGGGATACATCCCCCTCTACACGACCTTCGAAAGGGGGGAAAACTCCAAAACCCTAAGCATAGACTTTATCGTCATCGATGTCGG GGAATAGCAACGGTACGGGGAGACCAGAAATTGGCAAGAaaatgctacaacgaaagcttGAACCTCCGaggaaagggcaaggaagttcACACCATAGAGCTCGGGGGAATAAAAGCTAAAGAAGAGCTGCGGCCACAACCAGGGGGAAAAACTGAAGAGATACAGGTCGGCAAGGAAGAAGGAAAAAATACCAACATAGGAGCCAGCCTAGAGGAAAACTTAAAGCGTAAGTTGACAAAGCTCTTGTGA